TCGTCGCCTACCTGGCTTTCTTCGTCGTCTTCGCCGGAAGCATCGCCTACCTGGCTACCCGGCAGGAGCGCTGGGACATCCTGGCCCACGCCTCGGCGGAGCTCGGGGTGCTCTTCACGGCCCTCACCATCGCCGCGGGGGCGATCTGGGGGAAGCCGACCTGGGGAGCCTGGTGGACCTGGGACGCCCGGCTCACCACGACCGCCATTCTGCTGCTCATCTACCTCGGGTACCTGCTGCTCCGGGCCGCGGTCGAGGACCCCAGCCGGGGGGCCCGCTACGCTGCCGTGGTGGGGATCCTGGGGTTTCTGGATATCCCCATCATCCACAAGTCCGTCGAGTGGTGGCGGACGCTGCACCAGCCCTCCTCGCTGGCGCGCGGGGCGATTGATCCTGCTCTCCTCTTTCCCCTGCTGCTGAACCTCGCAGCGTTTGCCCTCCTGTACGCCTTCCTCCTGGCGCAGCGGGTAGAGCTGGGCCGTCTCGAGGCGGAGCTCCTGCGCCGCCGGCTGGAGGAGTGACCGTGGGACCCTGGGGCTACGTCAGCGCCGCCTACCTGCTGGCAGGCATCGCCCTGCTCGCCTACCAGGTGCGGGTCCGTCGGCGGCTGGCTGCGGCCCGTCGGACTCTCGCCCGGCTCACGGGAGGAGCACGGCCGTGAAGCCGCGGCACGTCAAGTTCGTGCTGGGCGGCCTGGTGGTCGCGGGGGCGCTGGGCTACCTGATCTTCGGGGGCCTGCAGGAGACCCTGGTCTACTTCGTGACCCCCACGGAGCTCAAGGAGCAGGGGACGAGTGCCGTCGGGAAGGCGCTTCGGGTCGGGGGGATGGTGGAGTCGGGCTCGATCCAGTGGGACCCCCGCACCCTGGAGCTCGCCTTCCGCCTCTCGGACGGCGTCGCAATGGTTCCCGTCCGGCACCGGGGGGTTCCCCCCGATCTGTTTGCTGAGGGACGCGGAGCGGTGGTGGAGGGGACGATCACGGCGGAAGGGGTCTTCCAGGCGAGTCAGATCCTGGCCAAGCACTCCGAGGAGTACCGGCCGCCCCGGGAAGGGGAGGGGAAGGCCGCCCTGCGGGAGCGCTTCCGGTCCCTCCTCCAGGAGAAGCCGGGGTCATGACGGCTCAGCTCGGGCACTTCACGCTGGTCCTCGCCCTCCTGGTGACCCTCTACGGGGCGGTGGCCTTCCTGGTGGGAAGCCGCCGGCGCCTCCCGCCCCTGCTCGCCAGCGCCGAGCGGAGCGTCCTCGTGAGCTTCGGCCTCGTCACGCTGGCGCTGCTCGTCATGGAGTACGCCCTCGTCACCAGCGACTTCTCCATCCGGTACGTGGCCAACGTGAGCACCAAGGCCAGCCCGATCCGGTACAAGATCGCGGGCCTGTGGGGGAACCTGGAGGGCTCCATCCTCCTGTGGGAGTGGCTGCAGGTCCTCTTCATCGCCCTCGTCGTCTTCCGGTTCCGGCGGCGGCCCCACCCGCTCGCCCCCCACGCCTTGGGCGTCCTCATGGGAATTTCCGCCTTCTTCCTGGTCCTCCTGGCGGCCGTCACGAACCCCTTCCAGCAGCACGCCCCGGTCCCGCCGGACGGGCGGGGGCTGAACCCGCTGCTGGAGGTGACCGACATGCTCGTCCACCCCCTCCTGCTCTACCACGGGTACGTGGGGTTTTCGGTCCCCTTCGCCTTCGCCTTCGCGGCCCTGCTCACGGGCCGGCTGGAGAACGAGTGGCTGACCCTCACCCGCCGGTGGACCGTGCTGGCCTGGCTCTTCCTGACCGCCGGGATCCTCTACGGGGGCTGGTGGTCCTACCGGACGCTGGGGTGGGGCGGGTATTGGGCCTGGGATCCGGTGGAGAACGCCTCCTTCATGCCCTGGCTCACCGGGACCGCCTTCCTGCACTCGGTGATGATCCAGGAGAAGCGGGGAATGCTCAAGGTCTGGAACCTGGTCTTGATCACCCTGACGTTCGCGCTGGTCATCTTCGGGACGTTCCTGACCCGGAGCGGCATCCTCTCCTCGGTCCACGCCTTTGCCGAGGGGCCGGTGGGGATCTTCTTTCTCGCGTTCCTGGCGACGGTCGTGCTCGGCACCCTCGGGCTCTTGCTCTGGCGGGCGGAGCAGCTCCGGGTCCCGGGGGAGTTGGACTCCCTCGTCTCCCGGGAGAGCGCGTTCCTGCTGAACAACCTCCTGCTGGTGGCCTTCTGTTTCACCGTCTTCCTGGGGACCATCTTCCCCCTCCTGGCCGAGGCGGTCCGGGGGGTGAAGGTGAGCGTGGGAGCCCCGTTCTTCAACTACGTGAACGTCCCGATCGGCCTCGCCCTCCTCTTCCTCATGGGGGTGGGGCCCGTCATCCCCTGGCGGCGCGCCTCCTGGGCAAGCCTCAGGCGCAACGTCGTCGGGCCGACTGCTACGGCCGCCCTCGCGACGGCTCTCCTGATGGTGGCGGGGGTTCGCGGGTTCTTTCCGGTCCTGGGCTTTGTCCTCCCCGCGTTCGTCGGCGCCACGGTGGTCATGGAGTTCGGGCGGGGGATGCGCGCGCGCCGGCGGCTGCAGGGGGAGGGGTGGGGCACCGCCTTCCGGGGACTGGTCGAGAGGAACCGGCGCCGCTACGGCGGCCTCATCGTCCACCTGGGGGTCGTCCTCCTGACGATTGGGATCGTCGGCTCCAGTACCTACAAGCTGGAGCGGGAGGCGGCCCTCGCGCCCGGGGAATCGTTCCAGGTGGGGCGCTACACGGTGCGCTTCGACGGCCTCGAGGGGGCCGAGGCGCCCACGCACTTCCGCGTCTGGGGGGCCTTCACCGTCAGTACCGACGGCCGGCCCGGGAGGGTCCTGAAGCCGGCGCAGCGGTTTTACCAGGGGTACGATTCCCCCTTCGCCAGCGTGGATGCCCGCTACGGGCTCCGGGAAGACCTCTACCTGATCCTGGCGTCCTTCGCCCGGGACGGGAGCCAGGCGACGGTGAAGGCCCTGGTCAACCCGCTGATCTCCTGGATCTGGCTGGGGGGGGTGGTCATCCTGGTGGGGGCGCTGACGGCCCTGTGGCCCGGCCGGCGAGAGGAGAAGCCATGAGGCGGCGGTCGATGGTCTCGCTGCTGGCGGGTGGCGCGATCCTGCTCGCCTTCCTCCCGGGGGGGGCGGGCGCGGTGCCGGAAGAGGAAGTCCATCACATCGCCATGGAGCTCCGCTGTCCCGTCTGCCAGAACCTCTCGGTGGGGGATTCCCCATCCGAGATGGCGAAGGAGATGCGGGGCCTCATCCGGGAGCGCCTGGAACGGGGCGAGACCCGGGAGGAGGTCCTCGCCTACTTCGTGAGCAAGTATGGCGAGTGGATCCTCCTCTCGCCGCGGGCCAGCGGGTTCAATCTCCTCGTATGGATCCTCCCTCTCGCCGCCGTCCTGGCCGGGGCCGTGGGGATCTTCGTCGTGGTCCGGCGCTGGAACTCGCGGGCCAAGGCCCGCGCCGGGGCCGAAGCGCATCGTTTCCCCGACCCCGCCTCCCTGGAGCGGGTTCGCCGAGAGCTGGAGGCGACCGAAGGGG
This window of the Candidatus Methylomirabilis sp. genome carries:
- the ccsA gene encoding cytochrome c biogenesis protein CcsA, which produces MMGSGRSRLVTPLGLAAGAALLSGLYAGLVRAPADVVQGEVQRIMYLHVPTVLVAYLAFFVVFAGSIAYLATRQERWDILAHASAELGVLFTALTIAAGAIWGKPTWGAWWTWDARLTTTAILLLIYLGYLLLRAAVEDPSRGARYAAVVGILGFLDIPIIHKSVEWWRTLHQPSSLARGAIDPALLFPLLLNLAAFALLYAFLLAQRVELGRLEAELLRRRLEE
- a CDS encoding heme lyase CcmF/NrfE family subunit, with the protein product MTAQLGHFTLVLALLVTLYGAVAFLVGSRRRLPPLLASAERSVLVSFGLVTLALLVMEYALVTSDFSIRYVANVSTKASPIRYKIAGLWGNLEGSILLWEWLQVLFIALVVFRFRRRPHPLAPHALGVLMGISAFFLVLLAAVTNPFQQHAPVPPDGRGLNPLLEVTDMLVHPLLLYHGYVGFSVPFAFAFAALLTGRLENEWLTLTRRWTVLAWLFLTAGILYGGWWSYRTLGWGGYWAWDPVENASFMPWLTGTAFLHSVMIQEKRGMLKVWNLVLITLTFALVIFGTFLTRSGILSSVHAFAEGPVGIFFLAFLATVVLGTLGLLLWRAEQLRVPGELDSLVSRESAFLLNNLLLVAFCFTVFLGTIFPLLAEAVRGVKVSVGAPFFNYVNVPIGLALLFLMGVGPVIPWRRASWASLRRNVVGPTATAALATALLMVAGVRGFFPVLGFVLPAFVGATVVMEFGRGMRARRRLQGEGWGTAFRGLVERNRRRYGGLIVHLGVVLLTIGIVGSSTYKLEREAALAPGESFQVGRYTVRFDGLEGAEAPTHFRVWGAFTVSTDGRPGRVLKPAQRFYQGYDSPFASVDARYGLREDLYLILASFARDGSQATVKALVNPLISWIWLGGVVILVGALTALWPGRREEKP
- the ccmE gene encoding cytochrome c maturation protein CcmE, which encodes MKPRHVKFVLGGLVVAGALGYLIFGGLQETLVYFVTPTELKEQGTSAVGKALRVGGMVESGSIQWDPRTLELAFRLSDGVAMVPVRHRGVPPDLFAEGRGAVVEGTITAEGVFQASQILAKHSEEYRPPREGEGKAALRERFRSLLQEKPGS
- a CDS encoding cytochrome c-type biogenesis protein; this translates as MRRRSMVSLLAGGAILLAFLPGGAGAVPEEEVHHIAMELRCPVCQNLSVGDSPSEMAKEMRGLIRERLERGETREEVLAYFVSKYGEWILLSPRASGFNLLVWILPLAAVLAGAVGIFVVVRRWNSRAKARAGAEAHRFPDPASLERVRRELEATEGGPPA